One genomic window of Polyangium aurulentum includes the following:
- a CDS encoding serine/threonine-protein kinase, translating into MSGGGPHGDVGDDEDAPDSTADADSGITPDPFLQAIARIPERAPPPPEARVPRPGDAIGRFVVREEIGRGGMGVVYAALDPTLGREVALKVLLGAGEERRHRFLREARAAAALRHPGIVGIYEVGEDAGRAFIAMERVHGTSLRARLEALDGALPSDEARRVARELARALAKAHERGLVHRDLKPENVMLGDDGRVVLLDFGLVKIAEPEAPRAPSAMTTAKGAILGTPGYMSPEQAKGQPVDARSDVFSFGILLYEVLTGQRPFTGRSPIELSLAVERDEPAKPSSLDARVDRQLEEIVLRCLRKAKAERYADAGEILAALEAVEETDATPPRRRARGGAARRGSRILTVSTLLLTGAALASVVVLVLFARAPVELEGRAPQPPTAPTSIPATDLPVPASKSAEAIAAYRAGLRAFRAGEPWSHSFERALELDPGLAAAHLQVAATGMVQHLDNAREHLREVRAHRDTLSPRDQALADALEPLLLRQPADWAETNRRLRGAIDRFPGDAQLWFFYAAARANYDDFAAGAAALEHALELDPGFSQALASLAHIEAYRGRFAEARRAVDRCLEATPGASRCLSTLTWLRAREGDCEGMAATARQMIASGGTPLVGYLVLAEALASRGQPVATVREALRQAERGLDALPKASTSPIRWRTFARQDIRADVLAGDFDAALAKARSLEAQVAHSPYQMDHGDAARTIAELLLETGRAAEAGKVAMDFLDRRDAWEPAPESEDVAMAYDATPSLLRAARSAGALGKAEVAERRDAWLAAWSARATPVAKSYLWLHGWAGTTLGPDDAKEALAARASFGPLPPYRPETMIDAAAGMTFLLGGELDEATRWLEGATRTCSALSFPLEQTRAHLWLGRAREAARDRAGACAAYRRVIDRWGRAKPRSVTAEEARSRAVKLGCDH; encoded by the coding sequence ATGAGCGGTGGAGGGCCCCACGGTGACGTGGGCGACGACGAGGACGCCCCGGATTCCACCGCCGACGCGGACAGCGGGATCACGCCCGATCCCTTCCTCCAGGCGATCGCGCGCATCCCGGAGCGCGCCCCACCGCCTCCGGAAGCCCGGGTGCCGCGCCCGGGGGACGCGATCGGGCGCTTCGTCGTGCGTGAGGAAATCGGCCGGGGCGGGATGGGGGTGGTGTACGCCGCGCTCGATCCGACGCTCGGCCGCGAGGTGGCGCTCAAGGTGCTGCTCGGTGCGGGCGAGGAGCGACGCCACCGCTTCCTTCGCGAGGCGCGCGCCGCAGCCGCGCTCAGGCACCCGGGGATCGTGGGCATCTACGAGGTGGGCGAGGACGCGGGACGCGCGTTCATCGCGATGGAGCGCGTGCACGGCACCTCGCTGCGCGCCCGGCTCGAGGCGCTCGATGGAGCGCTCCCCTCCGACGAGGCGCGGCGCGTGGCCCGGGAGCTTGCGCGCGCTCTCGCCAAGGCGCACGAGCGCGGGCTCGTTCATCGAGACCTGAAGCCCGAGAACGTGATGCTCGGCGACGACGGGCGCGTGGTCCTGCTCGATTTCGGCCTCGTGAAGATCGCCGAGCCCGAAGCGCCGCGCGCCCCGAGCGCCATGACGACCGCGAAGGGCGCGATCCTCGGGACCCCTGGCTACATGTCGCCCGAGCAGGCCAAGGGCCAGCCCGTGGACGCGCGCAGCGACGTGTTCTCGTTCGGGATCCTGCTCTACGAGGTGCTGACGGGCCAGCGTCCGTTCACCGGCAGATCGCCGATCGAGCTGTCGTTGGCCGTCGAGCGCGACGAGCCCGCGAAGCCCTCCTCGCTCGATGCGCGCGTCGATCGACAGCTCGAGGAGATCGTGCTGCGGTGCCTGCGCAAGGCGAAGGCCGAGCGCTACGCGGACGCGGGCGAGATCCTCGCGGCGCTCGAGGCGGTCGAAGAGACGGACGCGACGCCTCCGCGACGTCGGGCGCGAGGCGGAGCCGCGCGGCGGGGGAGCCGGATCCTCACGGTCTCGACGCTGCTCTTGACGGGCGCAGCCCTCGCGTCCGTGGTGGTGCTCGTGCTCTTCGCGCGCGCGCCGGTGGAGCTCGAGGGGCGCGCGCCGCAGCCGCCTACCGCGCCGACATCCATCCCGGCCACCGATCTGCCCGTGCCGGCGTCGAAGAGCGCGGAGGCGATCGCGGCCTACCGCGCCGGGCTTCGAGCTTTTCGCGCGGGCGAGCCGTGGAGCCACTCGTTCGAGCGAGCGCTCGAGCTCGATCCAGGCCTCGCGGCCGCGCACCTGCAGGTCGCCGCGACGGGCATGGTGCAGCACCTCGACAACGCGCGCGAGCACCTGCGCGAGGTGCGCGCGCATCGCGACACGCTCTCCCCGCGCGACCAGGCGCTCGCCGACGCGCTCGAGCCCTTGCTCCTGCGCCAGCCTGCCGACTGGGCGGAGACGAACCGGCGCCTGCGCGGAGCCATCGATCGCTTCCCCGGCGACGCGCAGCTCTGGTTCTTCTACGCCGCCGCGCGCGCCAACTACGACGACTTCGCCGCCGGCGCCGCCGCCCTCGAGCACGCGCTCGAGCTCGATCCCGGCTTCTCCCAGGCGCTCGCCAGCCTCGCGCACATCGAGGCCTACCGCGGTCGCTTCGCCGAAGCCCGCCGCGCGGTCGATCGCTGCCTCGAGGCCACGCCCGGCGCATCGCGCTGCCTGTCGACGCTGACGTGGCTCAGGGCGCGCGAGGGGGACTGCGAGGGGATGGCCGCGACGGCGCGCCAGATGATCGCTTCCGGGGGCACTCCGCTCGTGGGTTATCTGGTGCTCGCCGAGGCCCTCGCGTCGCGCGGGCAGCCCGTGGCCACCGTGCGCGAGGCGCTGCGCCAGGCCGAGCGCGGCCTCGACGCGCTGCCGAAGGCGAGCACCTCGCCGATCCGGTGGCGGACGTTCGCGCGCCAGGACATCCGCGCCGACGTGCTCGCCGGCGACTTCGACGCGGCCCTCGCGAAGGCAAGGAGCCTCGAGGCGCAGGTCGCGCACAGCCCCTACCAGATGGACCACGGCGACGCCGCGCGCACGATCGCGGAGCTGCTCCTCGAGACGGGGCGCGCTGCGGAGGCCGGCAAGGTGGCGATGGATTTCCTCGACCGGCGCGACGCATGGGAGCCCGCGCCCGAGTCCGAGGACGTGGCCATGGCGTACGACGCGACGCCGTCGCTCTTGCGCGCTGCCCGGAGCGCGGGCGCGCTCGGAAAGGCGGAAGTCGCCGAGAGGCGCGACGCGTGGCTCGCGGCGTGGTCGGCGCGGGCGACGCCGGTGGCGAAGAGCTACCTGTGGCTGCACGGATGGGCGGGCACGACGCTCGGACCCGACGACGCCAAGGAGGCACTCGCCGCGCGCGCGTCCTTCGGCCCGCTCCCGCCCTACCGCCCCGAGACGATGATCGACGCGGCCGCAGGCATGACCTTCCTGCTCGGCGGAGAGCTCGACGAGGCCACGCGCTGGCTCGAAGGAGCGACGCGCACGTGCTCCGCGCTGAGCTTCCCCCTGGAGCAGACACGAGCGCACCTGTGGCTCGGACGGGCGCGCGAGGCCGCCAGGGACAGAGCAGGCGCGTGCGCCGCTTATCGAAGGGTGATCGATCGTTGGGGGCGTGCGAAGCCGCGGAGCGTGACCGCG
- a CDS encoding RNA polymerase sigma factor — protein MGSSDQDSGKKHRLHQLFEKYVDAVRTKLRRLGLEGPDLEDMVQTVYAVAGRRVAKIPKDDEGSRRWLLDAARKHAANWHRLYRHTYETFDFEAIDRATSEPDDPEQYLELRDLVRRTGMRLDPVDREILLRHDLDGESLQEIARWLGLTKSGAHVRLTQARDRFATAFDQVQRKPDRSRGLFLLPALFIDMVRGVCGSWLELLRMPLRWGHFDRLGSLLRSPLQRAQMLSGPVAAVVLAAACPPEEPATPRVLVAVTAQTQVQPVESVVVSLAPPPPPPSAAPPPPRTSATWRRRVAPIQEQKLPPPPPPSVIEEAQPAEQTTEKAPEPVPAEPTPTPTPKPKPKNPYESMEDLAIAHYAMACFHYGNYDAALAWIQFHEIRFPNSQLRHDLRTLARMVAAAPRTYQGSHGKLPRRYEPKLYVQSKRKGMPPPANDVSAPSKASASDAGTDASADAAPDAP, from the coding sequence GTGGGGAGTAGCGATCAAGATTCAGGCAAGAAGCACCGCCTTCATCAACTCTTCGAGAAATATGTCGATGCTGTACGAACCAAGCTGAGACGGCTCGGGCTCGAAGGGCCCGACCTCGAGGACATGGTCCAGACGGTCTACGCCGTGGCGGGCCGGCGCGTGGCCAAGATCCCGAAAGACGACGAGGGATCGCGGCGCTGGTTGCTCGACGCTGCCCGCAAGCACGCGGCAAACTGGCACAGGCTCTACCGGCACACCTACGAGACGTTCGACTTCGAGGCGATCGACCGCGCGACGTCGGAGCCCGACGACCCCGAGCAGTATCTCGAGCTGCGCGATCTCGTCCGGCGGACGGGCATGCGGCTCGATCCGGTCGATCGGGAGATCCTGCTGCGGCACGACCTCGACGGCGAGTCGCTGCAGGAGATCGCGCGCTGGCTCGGCCTCACGAAGAGCGGCGCGCACGTGCGCCTCACGCAGGCGCGCGACAGGTTCGCCACCGCCTTCGATCAGGTCCAGCGCAAGCCGGACAGGTCCCGCGGCCTGTTCCTTCTGCCGGCGCTCTTCATCGACATGGTGCGGGGCGTCTGCGGCTCCTGGCTCGAGCTTTTGCGCATGCCCCTCCGGTGGGGCCACTTCGACCGGCTGGGTTCCTTGCTCCGCTCGCCCTTGCAGCGCGCGCAGATGCTCTCGGGGCCGGTGGCCGCGGTCGTGCTGGCCGCGGCTTGTCCGCCGGAAGAGCCCGCCACGCCGCGCGTGCTGGTCGCCGTCACCGCCCAGACGCAGGTGCAGCCGGTCGAGAGCGTGGTGGTCTCGCTCGCACCGCCCCCTCCCCCGCCCTCCGCCGCCCCGCCGCCGCCGCGTACGAGTGCGACCTGGCGGCGTCGCGTCGCGCCGATCCAGGAGCAGAAGCTGCCCCCTCCTCCTCCGCCGTCCGTGATCGAAGAGGCCCAGCCTGCGGAACAGACGACGGAAAAAGCCCCGGAGCCCGTCCCGGCGGAGCCGACGCCGACGCCGACGCCCAAGCCGAAGCCCAAGAATCCCTACGAGTCCATGGAGGATCTCGCCATCGCTCATTATGCGATGGCCTGCTTCCATTACGGCAACTACGACGCGGCCCTCGCTTGGATCCAGTTCCACGAGATCAGGTTCCCGAACAGCCAGCTCAGGCACGATTTGAGGACCCTCGCGCGCATGGTCGCCGCCGCGCCGCGAACCTACCAGGGCTCGCACGGCAAGCTCCCGCGCCGCTACGAGCCCAAGCTCTACGTGCAGAGCAAGCGCAAGGGGATGCCGCCGCCTGCCAACGACGTCTCCGCACCTTCCAAGGCGAGCGCCAGCGACGCGGGAACGGACGCGAGCGCCGACGCCGCGCCGGATGCGCCTTGA
- a CDS encoding alkaline phosphatase family protein translates to MAGRTKNDGAISRRDALVGLGAAISSVAVGCGSESGTAPDVGPGGVGGAGGAGGGAGGQGGAGGTDPGLSCTDHGGLSPEELLASIDTFVILCMENRSFDHYLGSLRMLEGRDVLGLDGNETNPAPDGSLVKVWNLQDFTPEDPPHGWEEAHGQWNGGKNDGFVLAHAGPSQSDVMGYHVRGQIPITYALADAYAVCDRWFSSVMGPTWPNRFYLMGGTSKGQKGNVPVTGFTSILSVLDDIGVSNRNYYHDVAWCTGAHFKFSGLAKIEQFFADAKAGVLPRVSVIDPQFFGAGANDDHPDHDVQLGQALIASVYAALANSPQWGRSMLIVTYDENGGFYDHVSPPTTEDDNIDFRQLGFRVPSIVAGPFARKGCAVSTQFEHVSVIRTLCRRWGLSPMNERIAAANDLSSCIQPEYLSAPQSPIALPTVKVSMSALRARKERGMTHPEMREMLRSGLVPRHLDRRAEGPEITKRVLEAGQKLGAVRIVD, encoded by the coding sequence ATGGCTGGACGTACGAAAAACGATGGCGCGATCTCGCGCAGGGACGCGCTCGTGGGGCTCGGCGCTGCCATTTCCTCGGTGGCCGTCGGTTGCGGGAGCGAGTCGGGAACGGCGCCGGACGTGGGCCCTGGGGGCGTCGGGGGCGCGGGCGGCGCGGGCGGCGGCGCGGGGGGTCAGGGCGGCGCGGGCGGCACGGATCCAGGCCTGAGCTGCACCGACCATGGTGGCCTCTCCCCCGAGGAGCTGCTCGCCTCCATCGATACCTTCGTCATCCTGTGCATGGAAAATCGGTCGTTCGACCATTACCTCGGCTCGCTGCGGATGCTCGAGGGCCGCGACGTGCTCGGGCTCGACGGCAACGAGACGAACCCCGCGCCCGACGGCTCGCTCGTGAAGGTCTGGAACCTCCAGGACTTCACGCCCGAGGACCCGCCGCACGGCTGGGAAGAGGCGCACGGGCAGTGGAATGGCGGCAAGAACGACGGCTTCGTCCTCGCGCACGCAGGCCCGTCGCAGAGCGACGTGATGGGCTACCACGTGCGAGGGCAGATCCCGATCACGTACGCGCTGGCCGATGCGTACGCCGTCTGCGACCGCTGGTTTTCCTCGGTCATGGGGCCGACCTGGCCCAATCGATTCTATTTGATGGGCGGCACGAGCAAAGGCCAGAAGGGCAACGTCCCCGTGACGGGCTTCACGAGCATCCTGTCCGTGCTCGACGACATCGGCGTCTCGAACCGCAACTACTACCACGACGTCGCCTGGTGCACGGGCGCGCATTTCAAGTTCTCGGGGCTCGCGAAGATCGAGCAATTCTTCGCCGACGCGAAGGCGGGCGTGTTACCCCGCGTATCGGTCATCGATCCGCAATTCTTCGGCGCCGGCGCGAACGACGATCACCCCGATCACGACGTGCAGCTCGGGCAGGCGCTCATCGCGAGCGTGTACGCGGCGCTCGCCAACAGCCCGCAATGGGGCCGCTCGATGCTGATCGTGACCTACGACGAGAACGGAGGCTTTTACGACCACGTCTCGCCGCCGACCACGGAGGACGACAATATCGACTTCCGGCAGCTCGGCTTCCGGGTTCCGTCGATCGTTGCAGGGCCGTTCGCGCGCAAGGGCTGCGCCGTGAGCACGCAATTCGAGCACGTCTCGGTGATCCGCACGCTCTGCCGCCGCTGGGGGCTTTCGCCCATGAACGAGCGCATCGCCGCGGCGAACGATCTCTCGTCGTGCATCCAGCCGGAATACCTCTCCGCGCCGCAGAGCCCGATCGCGTTGCCCACGGTCAAAGTGTCGATGTCCGCGCTCCGGGCGCGTAAAGAGCGTGGAATGACGCACCCGGAGATGCGGGAGATGCTGAGGAGCGGGCTCGTCCCGAGACACCTCGACCGGCGGGCCGAGGGTCCCGAGATCACGAAGCGGGTGCTCGAGGCGGGACAGAAGCTCGGAGCGGTGCGGATCGTCGATTGA
- the argG gene encoding argininosuccinate synthase produces MSRIYRSLPPAGTALGIAFSGGLDTRTAVAWLSRKGLEVHCYTADLGQPDEKSPEDIPPVALAHGAKKARLVDCREALAREGIIAIQCGAFHLATAGRKYFNTTPLGRAVTTTAIVRAMREDGVHVFGDGSTHKGNDIQRFYRYGVLVDPELKIYKPWLDAEFVSAFGGRTEMARYLESIEMPYPMGTEKAYSTDANALGATHEAKDLEYLDKGMNIVSPIMGAAFWRPEVEIAEEEVTIEFAQGVPVALNGERPGSLFGALALANTIGGRHGLGMSDQIENRVIGAKSRGIYEAPGMALLHIAYERLLSATHNEDTTDLYVTLGRRLGRLLYEGKWYDPEAMMLKESLARWVATPISGTVRLVLRRGDDYTILDTRAERSAYAPEKLSMEKTEAAFTPDDRIGALEIQSLAVADNRSMLLHYAERLGKLPGPAQAALGDVLGDDGETPPKLA; encoded by the coding sequence ATGAGCCGCATCTACCGCTCTCTGCCGCCCGCCGGCACCGCGCTCGGCATCGCGTTTTCCGGGGGGCTCGACACGCGCACCGCCGTGGCGTGGCTGTCGCGCAAGGGCCTCGAGGTCCACTGCTACACCGCCGATCTCGGCCAGCCCGACGAGAAGAGCCCGGAGGACATCCCGCCCGTCGCGCTCGCGCACGGCGCGAAGAAGGCGCGGCTCGTCGATTGTCGTGAGGCGCTCGCGCGCGAGGGGATCATCGCCATCCAGTGCGGCGCGTTCCACCTCGCCACCGCGGGCCGCAAGTACTTCAACACCACGCCGCTCGGGCGCGCGGTCACCACGACGGCCATCGTGCGCGCCATGCGCGAGGACGGCGTCCACGTCTTCGGCGACGGCAGCACCCACAAGGGCAACGACATCCAGCGATTTTACCGGTACGGCGTGCTCGTCGATCCGGAGCTGAAGATCTACAAGCCCTGGCTCGACGCCGAGTTCGTGAGCGCCTTCGGCGGTCGCACCGAGATGGCGCGCTATCTCGAGTCGATCGAGATGCCCTACCCGATGGGCACCGAGAAGGCCTACAGCACCGACGCGAATGCCCTCGGCGCCACGCACGAGGCGAAGGATCTCGAGTACCTCGACAAGGGCATGAACATCGTGAGCCCCATCATGGGCGCCGCGTTCTGGCGGCCCGAGGTCGAGATCGCCGAGGAGGAGGTGACGATCGAATTCGCGCAGGGCGTGCCCGTGGCGTTGAATGGCGAGCGTCCCGGGTCGCTCTTCGGGGCGCTCGCGCTGGCGAACACGATCGGCGGCCGGCACGGGCTCGGGATGAGCGATCAGATCGAAAACCGCGTCATCGGCGCGAAGAGCCGCGGCATCTACGAGGCCCCGGGCATGGCGCTCCTGCACATCGCCTACGAGCGGCTCCTCTCCGCGACCCACAACGAGGACACGACCGACCTCTACGTCACGCTCGGCCGGAGGCTCGGCAGGCTGCTCTACGAGGGCAAGTGGTACGATCCCGAGGCGATGATGCTGAAGGAGTCGCTCGCCCGCTGGGTGGCGACGCCCATCAGCGGCACCGTGCGCCTCGTCCTGCGGCGCGGCGACGATTACACGATCCTCGACACGCGCGCCGAGCGCTCGGCGTACGCGCCGGAAAAACTCTCCATGGAGAAGACCGAGGCCGCCTTCACGCCCGACGATCGCATCGGCGCGCTCGAGATTCAGAGCCTCGCGGTCGCCGATAACCGCAGCATGCTCCTGCATTACGCCGAGCGGCTCGGCAAGCTCCCGGGCCCGGCGCAGGCGGCGCTCGGCGACGTGCTCGGCGACGACGGCGAGACCCCCCCGAAGCTCGCCTGA
- a CDS encoding RNA polymerase sigma factor → MEADGRRELEATIRSRTEAGDLAGAAEVALRGYGREIYEFLAAMHRIDADAAEVFSMFTERLWRGLGGFGWGSSFRTWAYAVARNASLDFRRAERRRALRIAPLPEGSFLSAIEAEVRTATRSYLQPERRDRFAELRARLPAEDQELLMLRVDRQLAWDELAVVLHGDEGPPLEGEAKKRAAARLRKRFQHLKEKLYEMGRREGLVPDPDKDG, encoded by the coding sequence ATGGAAGCAGACGGGAGACGCGAGCTCGAGGCAACCATCCGCAGCCGCACCGAGGCGGGCGACCTCGCGGGGGCAGCCGAGGTCGCGCTGCGCGGCTACGGCCGCGAAATCTACGAGTTCCTCGCGGCCATGCACCGGATCGACGCCGACGCGGCCGAGGTCTTCTCCATGTTCACCGAGCGGCTCTGGCGCGGGCTCGGGGGCTTCGGGTGGGGTTCGTCGTTCAGGACGTGGGCGTACGCGGTGGCGCGCAACGCCTCGCTCGACTTCCGGCGGGCGGAGCGGCGGCGGGCGCTGCGCATCGCGCCCCTGCCGGAGGGCTCGTTTCTGTCGGCGATCGAGGCCGAGGTGCGCACCGCGACGCGCTCGTACTTGCAGCCCGAGCGGCGCGATCGCTTCGCCGAGCTGCGCGCGCGCCTGCCGGCCGAGGACCAGGAGCTGCTCATGTTGCGCGTCGATCGGCAGCTCGCGTGGGACGAGCTCGCCGTCGTGCTGCACGGCGACGAGGGGCCGCCGCTCGAGGGCGAGGCGAAGAAGCGGGCGGCGGCGCGGCTGCGCAAGCGCTTCCAGCACCTCAAGGAAAAGCTCTACGAGATGGGCCGGCGCGAGGGCCTCGTGCCCGACCCCGACAAGGACGGCTGA
- a CDS encoding 1-acyl-sn-glycerol-3-phosphate acyltransferase, with the protein MIRASFARLEPARLALRGLEPLLSALPLDEGWARAVRAAEERGRVVHVLRNVSLVDLLALEHFVRAQELAPIGFANELGAWVEPALARLRLHAPPPAERLLEALASGRSAALFMKRAPGLLSRAGGAFRGRSEGDDLLLALVDDCRKTGRDILFFPQAFVWTRRPERHGGLSFVDAVFGPVDFPGDLRAALQFFLNYKHVVVRAGEPLSLREFLAQEPPDESDEVLVRRLSYALLRKVERERRAILGPAHKPVDRVREEVLRSPKLQAAVREIAGEGEAERAAVTDKARAILEELQATPDPETLRALEVLASTLARRVYSGIDVDREGIARVREAAQKGSLVLLPSHKSHVDYLLLSYVLRKHELQLPLIAAGDNLAFFPLGPIFRRAGAFFIRRSFRGDRLYAIAVDAYVRRLIRDGWAIEFFLEGGRSRTGKLLPPKLGLLNMVVDAALSLDGREIAFVPVSIGYERMMEEGSYARELSGGQKRPEDALGLFRASSVLRQKYGRANVQFGQIIELGELRRRMGIEGTSVPPAKRRALVTRIAHQAMSEINRVTLVTPGALVATVLLCHGRRGIAHAALVEVCRRLSSLAGRLGAREAPSLVREDSGELREAAVREAAALFVRGGLVRQHVPGDTLTSAPRKRGRVYTGTDVIYTVPDDKRILLDISKNIIVHLFVDRALVSVALLSAEVPLSLGELRERVKDLSRLFKFEFVFRADAPFDRIFDETVDDLVRQGEVAIEADRALPGNGSAGEGGRASVAFYASVVRNFLESYRIAARAARSLVAGPVAEKDLTARALRIGEQMFLGGEIERAEAVSGPVIDNALAAFVDQGYLRREGGKLQLAEPFRSDEAAREIEARVARYLSRRPEDVAW; encoded by the coding sequence ATGATCCGAGCGTCGTTTGCCCGCCTCGAGCCCGCGCGGCTCGCCTTGCGAGGCCTCGAGCCGCTCCTTTCGGCGTTGCCCCTCGACGAGGGCTGGGCGCGCGCCGTCCGCGCCGCCGAGGAGCGAGGCCGCGTCGTCCACGTCCTGCGCAACGTCTCGCTCGTCGATCTGCTCGCCCTCGAGCACTTCGTCCGCGCCCAGGAGCTCGCCCCGATCGGCTTCGCCAACGAGCTCGGCGCCTGGGTCGAGCCCGCCCTCGCGCGCCTGCGCCTCCACGCGCCCCCGCCTGCCGAGCGCCTGCTCGAAGCGCTCGCCTCCGGCCGCTCGGCCGCGCTCTTCATGAAGCGCGCGCCGGGGCTGCTGTCGCGCGCGGGAGGCGCCTTCCGCGGCAGGAGCGAGGGCGACGATCTGCTCCTCGCCCTCGTCGACGATTGCCGCAAGACCGGCCGCGACATCCTCTTCTTCCCGCAGGCCTTCGTCTGGACCCGGCGCCCCGAGCGGCACGGCGGTCTGTCGTTCGTCGACGCCGTCTTCGGCCCCGTCGACTTCCCGGGCGATCTACGCGCCGCCCTTCAGTTCTTCCTCAACTACAAGCACGTGGTCGTCCGCGCCGGCGAGCCCCTGTCGCTGCGCGAGTTCCTCGCCCAGGAGCCCCCCGACGAGAGCGACGAGGTGCTCGTCCGCCGCCTGAGCTACGCCCTCCTGCGCAAGGTCGAGCGCGAGCGCAGGGCGATCCTAGGCCCCGCCCACAAGCCGGTCGATCGCGTGCGCGAGGAGGTTCTACGCAGCCCCAAGCTCCAGGCCGCCGTGCGCGAGATCGCGGGCGAGGGCGAGGCCGAGCGCGCCGCCGTCACCGACAAGGCCCGCGCGATCCTCGAGGAGCTGCAAGCGACGCCCGATCCCGAGACCCTGCGCGCCCTCGAGGTCCTCGCCAGCACGCTCGCGCGGCGCGTCTACAGCGGCATCGACGTCGATCGCGAGGGGATCGCGCGCGTCCGCGAGGCCGCGCAAAAGGGCTCGCTCGTGCTCCTGCCGAGCCACAAGAGCCACGTCGACTACCTCCTGCTCTCGTACGTGCTGCGCAAGCACGAGCTGCAACTGCCGCTCATCGCGGCCGGCGACAACCTCGCCTTCTTCCCGCTCGGCCCCATCTTCCGCCGCGCGGGCGCCTTCTTCATCCGCAGGAGCTTCCGCGGCGACAGGCTCTACGCGATCGCCGTCGACGCCTACGTCCGCCGCCTCATCCGCGACGGCTGGGCGATCGAGTTCTTCCTCGAGGGCGGCCGATCCCGCACGGGCAAGCTCCTGCCTCCCAAGCTCGGCCTGCTCAACATGGTCGTCGACGCCGCGCTCTCGCTCGACGGGCGCGAGATCGCGTTCGTGCCCGTGAGCATCGGCTACGAGCGCATGATGGAAGAGGGCAGCTACGCCCGCGAGCTGTCCGGCGGGCAAAAGCGCCCCGAGGACGCGCTCGGCCTCTTCCGCGCCTCCTCGGTGCTGCGCCAGAAGTACGGCCGCGCCAACGTCCAGTTCGGCCAGATCATCGAGCTCGGCGAGCTGCGGCGCCGCATGGGCATCGAGGGCACAAGCGTCCCGCCCGCCAAGCGGCGCGCCCTCGTCACGCGCATCGCGCACCAGGCGATGAGCGAGATCAACCGCGTCACCCTCGTCACCCCCGGCGCGCTCGTGGCCACCGTGCTGCTCTGCCATGGCCGCCGCGGGATCGCGCATGCAGCGCTCGTCGAGGTCTGTCGTCGCCTCTCGTCGCTCGCCGGACGCCTCGGCGCGCGCGAGGCTCCTTCGCTCGTGCGTGAGGACAGCGGCGAGCTGCGCGAGGCGGCCGTGCGCGAGGCAGCGGCGCTCTTCGTCCGCGGAGGTCTCGTTCGCCAGCACGTCCCCGGCGACACGCTCACGAGCGCTCCTCGCAAGCGCGGGCGCGTCTACACGGGCACGGACGTCATCTACACGGTCCCCGACGACAAGCGCATCCTGCTCGACATCTCGAAGAACATCATCGTTCACCTCTTCGTCGACCGCGCCCTCGTGAGCGTCGCCCTGCTCTCGGCCGAGGTCCCCCTGTCCCTGGGCGAGCTGCGCGAGCGCGTGAAGGATCTATCGCGCCTCTTCAAGTTCGAGTTCGTGTTCCGCGCCGACGCGCCCTTCGATCGCATCTTCGACGAGACCGTGGATGACCTCGTCCGCCAGGGCGAGGTCGCGATCGAGGCCGATCGCGCGCTGCCCGGCAACGGGTCCGCGGGGGAAGGCGGGCGCGCGTCGGTGGCGTTCTACGCGTCCGTCGTGCGAAACTTCCTCGAGAGCTACCGCATCGCGGCCCGCGCGGCGCGCTCTCTCGTCGCCGGCCCGGTCGCGGAGAAGGATCTGACCGCGCGCGCCCTGCGCATCGGCGAGCAGATGTTCCTCGGCGGCGAGATCGAGCGCGCCGAGGCCGTGAGCGGGCCCGTGATCGACAACGCCCTCGCCGCCTTCGTCGATCAAGGGTATCTCCGTCGCGAAGGAGGCAAGCTCCAGCTCGCCGAGCCCTTCCGCAGCGACGAGGCCGCGAGGGAGATCGAGGCCCGCGTCGCGCGCTACCTCTCCCGCCGCCCCGAAGACGTCGCCTGGTGA